In a single window of the Methylophaga frappieri genome:
- the rnk gene encoding nucleoside diphosphate kinase regulator, translated as MQTRPDITISTIDSQRLYQLIDALPDTNHAAIINLEEELERATLVSPQEVPPTIVTMNSTVQFVIESTQKSFELTLVYPKDMDDSGQTLSILSPVGSALLGLAIGDQIEWPNPSGDTLKVTIIDILYQPERAGDYQR; from the coding sequence ATGCAAACCAGACCAGACATCACCATTTCGACTATCGATTCACAACGGCTTTATCAATTGATCGATGCGTTACCAGACACCAATCATGCTGCGATTATCAATCTTGAAGAAGAGCTTGAACGCGCCACATTGGTTTCGCCACAAGAAGTGCCGCCGACAATTGTGACCATGAATTCGACCGTGCAGTTTGTTATCGAATCGACGCAAAAATCGTTTGAACTGACACTCGTATATCCGAAAGATATGGATGACAGTGGACAAACCTTGTCTATTTTGTCACCAGTTGGCAGCGCCTTGCTCGGTCTGGCTATCGGCGATCAAATTGAGTGGCCTAATCCAAGCGGTGATACCTTGAAAGTCACCATCATCGATATCCTTTATCAACCCGAACGCGCAGGCGACTACCAGCGTTAA
- a CDS encoding DUF5677 domain-containing protein: protein MNVDGDGFLTEQADQRAESAIQPHLAVFERLNEILALIRAFIKAHSVPVQESETDHQRIIALVLATRILEISEAGILIMRKGMTNESMTMLRVFLDAYFVFGNVCTNPGFVKEYFQTDLRARLKLMNVSQQHSSTLFASARAYADQEKDNLKSTVDSEGAKAFKSEEYAKNIGCSEIYDSLYRLTSPSLHTTPRSLEKYTQEDDAGNITDLVDGPQPGDIGQHAYDFAHFLINVLGGLRDVFGETDSENQDELKDKLNASVNKIS from the coding sequence ATGAACGTAGATGGTGATGGATTCTTAACCGAGCAGGCAGATCAGCGCGCGGAATCGGCCATTCAGCCGCACTTGGCTGTGTTCGAAAGGTTGAATGAAATATTGGCGTTGATTCGAGCTTTTATAAAAGCTCACTCCGTTCCTGTTCAAGAGTCGGAAACCGATCACCAGCGAATTATCGCGCTGGTGTTGGCGACGAGGATTCTGGAGATATCAGAAGCGGGAATTCTTATCATGCGCAAAGGCATGACTAATGAATCAATGACGATGCTCAGAGTGTTTCTGGACGCGTATTTTGTGTTTGGGAACGTATGCACGAACCCTGGTTTTGTTAAGGAATATTTTCAAACCGATCTTAGAGCTAGACTCAAACTGATGAATGTATCGCAGCAGCATTCATCAACACTTTTTGCATCAGCTAGAGCCTATGCGGATCAGGAAAAGGACAACTTAAAAAGCACTGTTGATTCTGAAGGGGCAAAGGCATTCAAAAGTGAAGAATATGCAAAGAATATCGGGTGCAGCGAGATATACGATAGCCTATATAGGTTAACCAGTCCCTCCTTGCATACAACACCGAGATCCCTTGAGAAATATACTCAAGAAGATGACGCTGGAAACATCACTGACTTAGTTGATGGGCCGCAACCTGGCGATATTGGGCAGCACGCGTATGACTTTGCGCACTTTTTGATCAATGTCTTAGGTGGGCTTCGAGATGTTTTTGGTGAAACTGACAGCGAAAATCAAGATGAGCTGAAGGACAAGTTGAATGCCTCGGTCAACAAAATCTCATAA
- a CDS encoding DksA/TraR family C4-type zinc finger protein produces the protein MAGGWSRDGAVQDQIDASVEDAIHQARSRLPKGESLTHCEECDKPIPQARREAIPGVRLCVQCQEIVDKENKATSLFNRRGSKDSQLR, from the coding sequence ATGGCTGGAGGATGGTCCCGAGATGGGGCGGTACAAGATCAAATTGATGCCAGTGTCGAGGATGCGATTCATCAGGCACGGTCGCGTTTACCTAAAGGTGAGAGTCTGACGCATTGTGAAGAGTGCGATAAGCCTATCCCGCAGGCGCGGCGTGAGGCGATACCGGGCGTCAGGTTATGTGTGCAATGCCAGGAAATCGTTGATAAAGAAAACAAAGCAACTAGCTTATTTAACCGCCGCGGCAGTAAGGATAGTCAACTCCGTTAG
- a CDS encoding glycosyltransferase family 4 protein, with protein sequence MKIIIVTDAWEPQVNGVVRTLGKTRDYLKSFGHDVTMITPQRFKTVPCPSYPSIRLAILPYRKLARILRDKQANAIHIATEGPLGQAARRWCLRHHVRFTTSYHTQFPEYLRLRAPIPLSWSYAFLRRFHQPAERTLVPTKSQQTRLQSHGFDKVEVWGRGVDTQVFQPENPVTLDLPKPIFVNMGRVAVEKNIEAFLDLDLPGSKLVIGDGPDKAQLEKRYPDVVFAGAKFGEELASWLAGCDVFVFPSKTDTFGLVILEAMACGLPVAAYPVTGPIDIIDQGSTGWMDDNLQLAAQQALTLNKADCIYFAGLNSWTACSREFESKMFNNTPEPPANALTEVV encoded by the coding sequence ATGAAAATTATTATTGTCACTGACGCTTGGGAGCCGCAAGTCAATGGCGTGGTCCGGACCTTGGGGAAAACGCGCGATTATCTGAAAAGTTTTGGTCATGATGTCACCATGATCACCCCGCAACGCTTTAAAACAGTGCCCTGTCCTTCTTATCCCAGTATTCGTTTAGCTATTTTACCTTATAGAAAGTTGGCGAGAATTTTGCGCGACAAGCAGGCCAACGCGATTCATATCGCAACTGAAGGACCGTTAGGCCAAGCCGCTCGGCGCTGGTGTTTACGCCATCATGTCCGCTTTACCACCTCTTACCACACTCAGTTTCCGGAATATTTACGGTTGCGTGCACCTATTCCACTGAGTTGGAGCTATGCTTTTTTAAGACGCTTTCATCAACCTGCAGAGCGTACTCTGGTGCCAACTAAATCGCAGCAGACACGTTTGCAGTCACATGGTTTTGATAAGGTTGAAGTGTGGGGACGCGGTGTCGATACCCAGGTTTTTCAACCTGAAAACCCAGTAACACTGGACTTGCCGAAGCCGATTTTTGTCAATATGGGCCGTGTGGCGGTGGAAAAAAATATTGAGGCTTTTTTGGATTTAGATTTACCAGGCAGTAAATTGGTTATCGGCGATGGACCAGACAAAGCACAACTAGAAAAACGCTACCCCGATGTCGTTTTTGCAGGTGCGAAGTTCGGTGAAGAACTGGCAAGCTGGCTGGCTGGCTGCGATGTCTTTGTATTTCCGAGTAAAACCGACACCTTTGGTCTGGTGATTTTGGAAGCCATGGCCTGTGGCCTGCCCGTCGCCGCTTACCCTGTGACGGGGCCCATTGATATTATCGATCAAGGGAGTACCGGCTGGATGGATGATAATTTGCAACTTGCAGCACAGCAGGCATTAACACTGAATAAAGCCGATTGCATTTATTTCGCCGGATTAAATAGCTGGACAGCCTGTAGTCGCGAATTTGAGTCCAAGATGTTTAATAATACGCCTGAACCACCAGCAAATGCCCTAACAGAGGTCGTATAA
- a CDS encoding type II toxin-antitoxin system RelE/ParE family toxin: protein MAKVVSVLQTPTFKKVVKKLKPNQKKDLDTAIKALMKDPKLGEQKKGDLAFLRVHKFKMNKQLTLLGYSFDEGQLILELMALGSHENFYRDIKRGT from the coding sequence TTGGCTAAGGTCGTTAGTGTATTACAAACACCTACGTTTAAAAAGGTGGTGAAAAAGTTGAAGCCAAACCAAAAAAAGGATTTGGATACAGCTATTAAAGCACTGATGAAAGACCCAAAACTTGGGGAGCAGAAGAAAGGCGACCTAGCTTTTTTGCGTGTACATAAATTCAAGATGAACAAACAGCTGACCTTGCTCGGATATAGTTTTGACGAAGGACAGTTGATTTTGGAATTAATGGCGCTTGGCTCCCATGAAAATTTCTACCGTGATATCAAACGTGGGACATAG
- the prlC gene encoding oligopeptidase A: MSNPLLNQDFLPPFSAIKPEHVEPALDAALASARDLVKTTLQNIDKPTWETLVVPMEELDVMIDTVWSPVSHLNSVMNSEDLRKAYNACLPKLSDFSTELGQNEALYQAYKTLQQSDEYHHLNVAQKKVVDNAVRDFRLSGVELDEADRQRFKTLSQQMTERSVKFEENLLDATHAWKKHITDETLLAGLPPSTVAMAKQMAQRENLDGWLFTLDFPSYMPVMSYADNRDLREEMYTAFATKASDQGPHAGQWDNSQVMQDILQLRHELAQLLGFENHAERSLATKMAQTPQQVLDFLTDLAQRSKPIAEQEFKELCDYAKEKSGLIVLEAWDITYWAEKLRQERYAISQEEVKPYFPENTVVDGLFAVVNRLYGLQIRENKQVDVWHPDVRFFEIVGDDGAVRAQFYLDLYARQHKRGGAWMDECKVRRQTRQGIQIPVAFLTCNFSEPVDGKPALFTHDEVTTLFHEFGHGLHHMLTKIDVAGVSGINGVAWDAVELPSQFMENWCWEREAIDLISGHYETGEKLPDDLYQKMIDARNFQSAMMMLRQLEFSLFDFRLHLEFDPAKTNQVDAVLAQVRDEVAVVKPPRFNRFAHSFAHIFAGGYAAGYYSYKWAEVLSADAFSKFEENGIFDRKTGQEFLESILEQGGSREPMELFIAFRGREPQIDALLRHSGIAA; this comes from the coding sequence ATGAGTAATCCTTTGCTAAATCAAGATTTTTTACCGCCGTTTTCAGCTATCAAGCCTGAGCATGTGGAGCCGGCGCTGGATGCTGCGCTTGCCAGCGCTCGAGATTTAGTCAAAACCACTTTGCAAAATATTGACAAACCGACTTGGGAAACCTTGGTTGTGCCAATGGAAGAGCTGGACGTTATGATCGACACGGTCTGGTCACCGGTCAGCCATCTCAATTCGGTGATGAATTCTGAGGATCTCCGTAAAGCCTACAATGCTTGCTTACCTAAACTTAGTGATTTCAGTACCGAGTTAGGGCAAAACGAAGCGCTTTATCAGGCTTATAAAACGCTCCAGCAAAGTGACGAATATCATCACCTCAATGTGGCCCAGAAGAAAGTAGTTGATAATGCCGTTCGTGATTTTCGACTGTCTGGGGTGGAGCTTGATGAAGCGGATCGGCAGCGTTTTAAAACACTGTCGCAGCAGATGACCGAACGTAGTGTCAAGTTTGAAGAAAATCTGCTTGATGCCACCCATGCCTGGAAAAAACATATTACCGACGAGACGTTATTGGCCGGGCTGCCTCCCTCAACGGTGGCTATGGCCAAACAGATGGCACAGCGGGAAAATCTTGATGGCTGGTTGTTTACCCTGGATTTTCCGTCTTATATGCCGGTGATGTCTTACGCTGATAATCGTGATTTGCGCGAAGAAATGTATACCGCATTTGCAACCAAAGCCTCCGATCAAGGCCCGCATGCCGGTCAATGGGATAATTCTCAGGTCATGCAGGATATTCTTCAGTTACGGCATGAGCTAGCACAGTTGCTCGGCTTTGAAAATCACGCCGAGCGATCACTGGCCACCAAAATGGCGCAAACTCCCCAGCAAGTATTGGATTTCCTGACGGATCTGGCACAGCGCAGTAAACCGATTGCTGAGCAGGAATTTAAAGAACTTTGCGATTACGCCAAAGAAAAATCTGGTTTAATAGTATTAGAAGCCTGGGATATTACTTACTGGGCAGAAAAATTACGCCAAGAGCGTTATGCCATTTCGCAAGAAGAGGTTAAACCCTATTTTCCAGAAAATACCGTTGTCGACGGTCTGTTTGCTGTCGTCAATCGCTTGTATGGACTGCAGATAAGAGAAAACAAACAAGTGGATGTCTGGCATCCCGATGTCCGCTTTTTTGAAATTGTCGGTGATGATGGTGCGGTGCGCGCCCAGTTCTATCTTGATTTATATGCCCGTCAGCATAAACGCGGTGGCGCCTGGATGGATGAATGTAAAGTTCGTCGCCAGACCCGTCAGGGTATTCAAATCCCGGTAGCATTTTTGACCTGTAATTTCTCCGAGCCGGTCGATGGTAAGCCGGCCTTGTTTACACATGATGAGGTCACCACGTTGTTTCATGAATTTGGTCATGGCTTGCATCACATGCTGACCAAAATTGATGTCGCTGGCGTGTCTGGTATTAATGGTGTGGCGTGGGATGCCGTCGAATTGCCAAGCCAGTTTATGGAAAACTGGTGTTGGGAGCGTGAAGCCATTGATTTGATTTCGGGGCATTATGAAACAGGCGAAAAATTGCCTGATGACTTGTATCAGAAAATGATTGATGCGCGAAACTTTCAATCCGCCATGATGATGTTGCGTCAGTTAGAGTTTTCACTGTTTGATTTCCGTCTGCATTTGGAATTTGATCCAGCCAAAACGAATCAGGTCGATGCCGTATTGGCGCAGGTTCGTGATGAAGTAGCGGTTGTCAAACCACCAAGATTTAATCGATTTGCGCATAGCTTCGCCCATATTTTTGCGGGGGGCTACGCGGCGGGTTATTACAGCTATAAATGGGCCGAAGTGTTATCTGCCGACGCCTTCTCCAAGTTTGAAGAAAACGGCATTTTCGATCGTAAAACCGGCCAAGAGTTTTTGGAGTCGATTCTTGAACAAGGTGGTAGCCGTGAACCGATGGAGTTATTTATTGCATTCCGTGGGCGTGAACCACAAATTGATGCGTTACTCAGGCATTCCGGTATCGCAGCTTAA
- a CDS encoding SDR family NAD(P)-dependent oxidoreductase: protein MQTVVIWGAGSGLGAAMVELFHHQGCKVIAVARDPSKNPQLSAFGLQTFSCDATQASQVNEVVAALPKAAWVISTMGSYRAEVPVDYIGHRHLINALEANNVLRFLLVTSLGCGDSWQYLSERSKQGFGAAVREKSLAESWLQTSLLDYTILRPGGLKDGGITHTGQLSQHDEVHGLIYRSEVARLAHQLLSDADSIGQIYQCVDQDLRWPS, encoded by the coding sequence ATGCAAACAGTGGTTATTTGGGGGGCAGGAAGTGGTCTGGGTGCGGCAATGGTTGAATTGTTTCACCACCAAGGCTGCAAGGTGATTGCCGTAGCGCGGGATCCATCCAAAAACCCACAGCTTTCAGCGTTTGGTTTACAAACGTTTTCCTGTGATGCCACACAAGCGTCGCAAGTTAATGAAGTGGTTGCTGCGCTTCCCAAAGCGGCATGGGTTATTTCAACCATGGGCAGTTATCGGGCTGAGGTACCGGTCGATTATATCGGTCACCGTCATCTGATAAATGCACTGGAAGCCAATAACGTCTTGCGATTTCTACTGGTGACCTCGTTGGGTTGTGGGGACTCCTGGCAATATCTGTCCGAGCGCTCCAAGCAAGGTTTCGGTGCAGCCGTTCGGGAAAAGTCTCTCGCAGAATCATGGCTGCAAACCAGTCTTCTTGATTACACCATTTTGCGCCCCGGTGGCCTCAAAGATGGCGGCATCACCCATACCGGCCAATTATCACAACATGATGAAGTGCATGGCTTAATTTATCGTAGTGAAGTAGCCAGATTGGCGCATCAATTATTGAGCGACGCTGACAGCATCGGTCAGATCTATCAATGTGTCGATCAGGACTTGCGTTGGCCGTCGTAA
- a CDS encoding TA system antitoxin ParD family protein, whose translation MATTSIRLDQDLIDKATIMAKALNRTPPKQIEHWAKIGEMMEDNPDLPYEFVKQAIIAKAEKEAGKLEEYDFG comes from the coding sequence ATGGCTACAACAAGCATACGATTAGACCAAGACCTGATTGATAAAGCCACGATTATGGCAAAAGCCTTGAATAGAACTCCGCCTAAGCAGATTGAGCACTGGGCGAAAATTGGCGAAATGATGGAAGATAACCCAGATTTGCCATATGAATTTGTTAAGCAGGCGATCATAGCCAAGGCGGAAAAAGAGGCTGGAAAGCTTGAGGAATACGACTTTGGCTAA
- a CDS encoding MmcQ/YjbR family DNA-binding protein, protein MTYAEFNDFCGALPATTYVMQWGKAHVWKVGGKVFAIGGWEKESDPAFTFKTSTLNFNILRDEPGFRAAPYMAARGMKWIQQYAVIEGGDADLKDYIQESHRLVSLGLTKAQQKALGLNQR, encoded by the coding sequence ATGACATACGCAGAATTTAATGATTTTTGTGGCGCGCTACCTGCAACAACCTATGTCATGCAATGGGGCAAGGCGCATGTTTGGAAAGTAGGCGGTAAAGTCTTTGCGATTGGTGGTTGGGAAAAAGAAAGTGATCCTGCTTTTACCTTTAAAACCTCAACCTTAAACTTCAATATTTTGCGAGATGAGCCGGGCTTTCGAGCCGCGCCATACATGGCAGCCAGAGGCATGAAATGGATTCAGCAATATGCTGTCATCGAAGGTGGCGATGCAGATCTCAAAGACTATATTCAAGAATCACACCGGCTGGTATCACTTGGCCTGACCAAGGCGCAACAAAAAGCATTAGGGCTTAATCAACGTTAA
- the chrA gene encoding chromate efflux transporter, with protein MNSNPKTRISGKPLEVFLAFLKLGLTAFGGPIAHLGYFRTEFVERRRWLSDAQFGQLLAICQFLPGPASSQLGFTLGLLRGGWLGAFAAFMAFTLPSAILLVAFAAALPWLSQPIGEAAIHGLKLVACAVVADAVFGMAKKLCPDLLRKLIALLSAAILIFASSALTQLAVIALAAVMGMVFIRQTNQSTSQTPIPLPYGTKLGAMLLAVFVLLLLGLPLFASSQLGFISVAEAFYRAGALVFGGGHVVLPLLQDTVVSNGWANTQDFLAGYGAAQAIPGPMFAFSAYLGAIISPWQQTYWMAATALVFLFLPGFLLISGVLPFWRVISQNPNAIRAIAGVNAAVVGLLGAALYDPIITSGITGYLDVFIVLIALVLLMRWRINPLFIVVWCVSASIISFCCLA; from the coding sequence ATGAATTCAAATCCCAAAACCCGCATATCCGGTAAGCCGCTTGAGGTTTTTCTCGCTTTTTTGAAACTTGGCTTAACGGCTTTTGGCGGCCCTATCGCGCATTTGGGATACTTCCGAACGGAATTTGTGGAACGACGACGCTGGCTCAGTGATGCGCAATTTGGGCAATTGCTCGCTATTTGCCAGTTTTTGCCTGGCCCCGCCAGCAGCCAATTAGGCTTTACGCTTGGGTTACTTCGTGGTGGCTGGCTGGGAGCGTTTGCGGCGTTCATGGCTTTTACCCTGCCCTCTGCAATATTACTTGTCGCTTTTGCCGCTGCCTTACCCTGGCTTTCTCAACCGATTGGCGAGGCTGCAATACACGGCCTAAAACTGGTTGCTTGTGCTGTCGTTGCCGATGCGGTTTTCGGCATGGCCAAAAAATTATGTCCTGATTTGCTTCGGAAACTTATCGCCCTCTTATCGGCTGCTATCTTAATTTTTGCGTCGTCTGCTTTAACGCAGCTGGCTGTCATCGCTTTGGCGGCAGTGATGGGGATGGTTTTTATCAGGCAGACCAATCAGTCCACTTCTCAGACCCCAATCCCCCTTCCCTATGGAACCAAATTGGGTGCGATGCTGCTGGCTGTATTTGTCTTGTTATTGCTCGGTTTACCGCTCTTTGCTTCGAGCCAACTCGGGTTTATTTCTGTTGCTGAGGCATTTTATCGGGCGGGGGCTTTGGTATTTGGCGGTGGCCATGTTGTGTTGCCATTGCTACAGGATACGGTGGTCAGCAATGGCTGGGCTAATACACAAGACTTTTTAGCTGGTTATGGCGCAGCGCAGGCGATTCCGGGGCCAATGTTTGCCTTTTCGGCGTATTTGGGCGCTATTATTTCGCCATGGCAACAAACGTATTGGATGGCGGCGACGGCGCTGGTCTTTTTGTTTTTACCGGGCTTTTTATTAATTAGCGGTGTCTTGCCTTTTTGGCGTGTGATTTCACAAAATCCGAACGCGATTCGGGCAATCGCTGGTGTCAATGCAGCGGTTGTCGGCTTACTTGGCGCGGCATTATACGATCCAATTATCACGTCAGGTATTACGGGTTATCTGGATGTTTTTATCGTATTGATTGCGCTCGTTCTGCTGATGCGATGGCGTATTAATCCGCTCTTTATCGTAGTTTGGTGTGTCAGCGCCTCGATTATTTCTTTCTGTTGCTTAGCTTAA
- a CDS encoding SEC-C metal-binding domain-containing protein: MATKDNLEPETLTTEAESCCNDAGCCAPQSPITRDYPKIGRNDPCPCGSEKKFKKCCGKNS, from the coding sequence ATGGCGACAAAAGACAATCTTGAACCAGAGACCTTAACCACGGAAGCTGAGTCGTGCTGTAATGACGCGGGTTGCTGCGCCCCACAAAGCCCCATCACACGCGATTACCCCAAAATTGGCAGAAATGATCCCTGCCCGTGCGGTAGTGAGAAAAAGTTTAAAAAATGCTGCGGCAAAAACAGTTAG
- a CDS encoding helix-turn-helix transcriptional regulator, whose translation MNNTLRVLRNQHGISQAEIASQLNVSRQTINSIENGKYDPSLPLAFKIAQYFQLKIEDIFLPDEHRHI comes from the coding sequence ATGAATAACACACTGCGAGTGCTCAGAAATCAGCACGGCATTTCGCAGGCAGAAATAGCCAGCCAACTCAATGTTTCTCGGCAGACCATCAATTCCATCGAAAATGGTAAGTACGATCCCAGTTTGCCGTTGGCATTCAAGATAGCGCAGTATTTTCAGCTGAAAATCGAAGATATTTTTTTACCAGACGAACATCGTCATATCTAA
- a CDS encoding DUF2235 domain-containing protein, with product MNKQRLIVLFDGTWNDPEDQTNVYRLSRQIHDYDGEIHQRFFYDPGVGTSKLSRFLGGTFGYGLSENLRQGYEWLVKRYSAGDEIWVFGFSRGAYTARSLVGMIRKCGLLHITKPKLLDDAEKLYRNKEAAPDSDECKQFRATYSREVKIHFIGVWDTVGALGIPGTNLSEYGKYSWHDTELSSIVERAYHAMALDEFRAVYDVALWTSPEGTTKPSQLALEQRWFIGAHANVGGGYGADPLADISLAWMSAKARNAGLVLDDYAADNKAWHSAPAPSFNEFLGGAYAFFRRLKAKGDGKHFRKYATGHNDYPAVNVTVDESVWQRWRDPQFSYKPKTLVDAGLEAPE from the coding sequence ATGAACAAACAAAGACTGATTGTTTTATTCGATGGGACCTGGAATGACCCGGAAGATCAGACCAACGTATACAGATTGTCTCGTCAGATTCACGACTACGATGGCGAGATACACCAGCGGTTCTTTTATGATCCGGGCGTCGGGACCTCCAAATTGTCCCGTTTTCTTGGTGGCACCTTTGGCTATGGTCTGAGTGAAAATCTCCGGCAAGGCTATGAGTGGCTGGTAAAGCGATATTCAGCCGGTGATGAAATCTGGGTTTTTGGTTTCAGCCGTGGCGCGTATACGGCGCGAAGCCTCGTTGGCATGATCAGAAAATGTGGCCTGCTCCATATAACAAAACCAAAATTGCTCGACGATGCCGAAAAATTGTATCGCAACAAAGAAGCAGCTCCCGATTCCGATGAATGTAAACAGTTTCGGGCCACCTATAGCCGGGAAGTCAAAATCCATTTCATCGGCGTATGGGATACGGTCGGGGCGCTCGGTATTCCCGGAACCAATCTGTCTGAGTATGGAAAGTATTCGTGGCACGACACCGAGCTGTCGAGCATTGTCGAACGAGCCTACCATGCCATGGCACTTGATGAGTTTCGAGCCGTCTATGATGTGGCGCTTTGGACCAGTCCAGAAGGCACAACTAAACCGAGTCAACTGGCTCTGGAACAACGGTGGTTCATTGGTGCGCATGCGAATGTTGGAGGTGGATACGGGGCAGATCCGCTCGCCGACATCTCATTGGCATGGATGAGCGCCAAAGCCCGGAATGCAGGGCTAGTGCTTGATGATTATGCAGCTGATAACAAAGCGTGGCACAGCGCACCAGCGCCCTCGTTCAACGAGTTTCTTGGTGGAGCCTATGCGTTCTTCAGACGCCTCAAAGCCAAAGGAGACGGCAAACACTTTCGTAAATACGCCACCGGACATAATGACTATCCAGCAGTCAATGTGACGGTCGACGAAAGTGTTTGGCAAAGGTGGCGAGATCCGCAATTTTCATATAAACCGAAAACACTGGTTGATGCCGGGCTGGAAGCGCCCGAGTGA
- a CDS encoding toll/interleukin-1 receptor domain-containing protein: MRKSIFLSHTHADKPFVRKLASDLEAHGIRYWLDEAEIKVGESLIEKIRHGLDTVDYVAAILSPNSIASPWVQRELDVAMNQEISGRQVRVLPILYHTCELPGFLLGKFYADFTDEKNYPAALKRLVESIGVVFNKSVLDSGRAGATLGEALDRAYVFNLPMLVKPFHRPFQYMGMNVKEVHEIVGGEMNEAGNIIVENEECRMFLEREGNFVSYIDVDLKRTAPFNQNQEFDPERMLGALSINPSELDLVRAQTHCHTYYDHKKR, from the coding sequence TTGAGGAAAAGTATTTTTTTAAGCCATACGCACGCCGATAAGCCGTTCGTTCGGAAGCTGGCTTCTGATCTCGAAGCACATGGCATTCGGTATTGGCTAGATGAAGCCGAAATTAAGGTTGGCGAATCCCTCATTGAAAAAATACGCCATGGTCTGGATACCGTAGACTATGTTGCGGCAATTCTTTCGCCAAATTCCATTGCATCCCCGTGGGTTCAGCGCGAACTAGATGTGGCGATGAATCAGGAGATTTCAGGACGCCAAGTTAGGGTTCTCCCAATCCTGTATCACACGTGTGAACTGCCTGGTTTCCTGCTAGGCAAGTTTTATGCGGATTTTACGGATGAGAAAAACTATCCTGCTGCCCTGAAACGCTTGGTCGAAAGCATCGGCGTAGTTTTTAATAAATCAGTACTCGATTCTGGGCGGGCGGGAGCGACTCTCGGTGAGGCTTTAGACAGGGCATACGTGTTTAATCTTCCTATGTTGGTTAAGCCTTTCCATAGGCCATTCCAATACATGGGTATGAACGTCAAAGAAGTGCACGAAATCGTTGGTGGGGAAATGAATGAAGCCGGAAACATCATCGTAGAAAATGAGGAGTGCCGGATGTTTCTGGAGCGTGAGGGAAATTTTGTCAGCTACATTGACGTTGACCTGAAGCGAACCGCCCCTTTTAATCAAAATCAGGAATTTGATCCTGAGCGAATGCTCGGGGCATTGAGCATCAATCCAAGCGAGCTTGATTTGGTTCGCGCGCAGACGCACTGTCACACCTACTACGATCACAAAAAAAGATGA
- a CDS encoding UDP-2,3-diacylglucosamine diphosphatase codes for MQSQVSPKRKLKVRSVWISDIHLGFRGCSAELLLDFLHHVECEYLYLVGDIIDIWEMKKKMFWPQEHNNVIRTLLGKAKHNTKVVYVPGNHDEVLRDYDGMVFGNVEIKHDTIHTTATGRKLLILHGDEFDSVVKISPMLAKIGSRLYEFLLRANRYVNYVRRKMGFSYWSLAAFLKHKVKNAVQYISNFEEAVAHEAARQGVDGVVCGHIHRAEITQLHGIDYYNCGDWVESCTALVENPDGSMEILSWTELAAETSAIAQAA; via the coding sequence ATGCAATCACAAGTCAGTCCAAAACGAAAACTAAAAGTTCGCAGCGTCTGGATTTCAGATATTCACCTTGGCTTTCGGGGCTGTAGCGCTGAATTGTTGCTGGACTTCCTGCACCACGTGGAATGCGAGTACCTGTATCTGGTTGGCGACATCATTGATATTTGGGAAATGAAAAAGAAAATGTTTTGGCCGCAGGAACATAACAATGTGATTCGCACCCTGCTGGGCAAGGCAAAGCACAATACCAAAGTGGTTTATGTACCCGGTAACCATGATGAGGTTTTGCGTGATTATGACGGCATGGTTTTTGGCAATGTCGAAATCAAACACGACACCATCCATACCACGGCAACCGGTCGCAAACTCCTGATTTTGCATGGGGATGAATTTGATAGCGTGGTGAAAATATCGCCCATGCTGGCCAAGATTGGCAGTCGCCTCTACGAATTTCTGTTACGAGCCAACCGCTACGTTAACTATGTGCGACGCAAAATGGGCTTTTCCTATTGGTCACTGGCCGCGTTTTTAAAACACAAAGTCAAAAATGCCGTGCAATACATTAGTAATTTTGAGGAAGCGGTTGCGCACGAAGCAGCAAGGCAAGGCGTCGATGGCGTCGTTTGCGGACATATTCACCGCGCCGAAATAACGCAACTGCATGGCATTGATTACTATAACTGCGGTGACTGGGTAGAGAGCTGCACAGCTTTGGTAGAGAATCCGGATGGCAGTATGGAAATTTTGTCATGGACTGAACTGGCAGCAGAAACCAGCGCTATTGCTCAGGCGGCCTGA